The nucleotide window attgcgtgactgcactctagcctggcgacagcaacactccatctcaaaaaaaaaggaaagaaagcaagaaaatgctGTTCAAGACATATACCATATCATTAAATAATAAAGCCAAAAAAGATGACCATAAGCCTCCTGGGTGTTGCTCTATATTAGATCTGGCCCCACGATAAAACCTAGGTTTATTTTGATTCTTTGAATAAAACATCTTTGGAATTAGTCAAGAGATACTGACCTGAGTACCAAACCAGTTAGGACCTCCCCGGCTCCAGCTTATCAGGAGTAGATAGCATAACAAACATAacaaaatggagaagaaaatggCCCTGTAAGGCTTTAGTAGACTTCATGGGgctcccttttcttttctaataagtACTCATGTCTTTGTACTTTAAATAAAAGTGGAAAGACAAGTGAGCCAAACATTAGTAATCCTATTAAAAAATAGGGTTATTGAGAACAGAGTACGAGTCTGAGACGGAGGAAGTCATGGCAGGACAAGCGTTTAGAAAGTTTCTTCCACTCTTTGACCGAGTATTGGTTGAAAGGAGTGCTGCTGAAACTGTAACCAAAGGAGGCATTATGCTTCCAGAAAAATCTCAAGGAAAAGTATTGCAAGCAACAGTAGTCGCTGTTGGATCGGGTTCCAAAGGAAAGGGTGGAGAGATTCAACCAGTTAGCGTGAAAGTTGGAGATAAAGTTCTTCTCCCAGAATATGGAGGCACCAAAGTAGTTCTAGATGACAAGGATTATTTCCTATTTAGAGATGGTGACATTCTTGGAAAGTACGTAGACTGAAATAAGTCACTATTGAAATGGCGTCAACATGATGCTGCCCATTCCACTGAAGTTCTGAAATCTTTCATCATGTAAATAATTTccatatttctcttttataataaactaatgataactaatgaaaaaaaaatagggttATTGCAAGGCTATGcaatcatgtttatttttatcctcCCTCTTACCCCATTTCTTAACCAAGACCTTATTAGGTGTGCCCTTTCATTAGCCAACTTCATGACAGTCTCAGCCTATCATCTGAAAACATGCTCTTAACGTATCAATATccttggaatcttttttttttttttttttgagacagagccttgttctgtcacccaggctggagtgcagtggcacaatctcggctcactgcaacctctgcctctcaggttcatgcaattctcctgcctcagcctcccaagtagctgggactacaggcacgtgccgccatgcccggctaatttttgtatttttagtagagatggggtttcaccatattggccaggctggtctcgaactcctgacctcaggtgatctgcccgcctcagccccccaaattgccggaattacaggcatgagccactgtgtccagcccggTCCCTGGAATCTTAATGCCATTTACATTTCTGAGTGTGAACCTGGAGGTATCAAAGTTCTCTTGAAAGCCAGTGCAGTTTAGGAAGGCAATTTGGCCATTTCCATTAAAATTAAGAGTACACCTAAAGGTCAGGcatggtactttgggaggctgagggcaggtggattgcttgaacccaggggtttgagaccagcctgggcaatatggtaaaaccctcttcctacaaaccataaaaaaaattagccaggcgtgatggtgcacgcatgtagtcccagctgctcaggaggctgaggtgggaggatcacttgagcctaggagcttcAGGCTGCAGAGaaccatgactgtgccactgcactccagcctgagcaacagagcaagaccctgtctgtctcaaaaaaagagagtaCATCTTGTCATCCAGGACTCTACCAACTGTAGGGATCTATTCTTTGGAAGATTTTATTGAAATAGGAAAAGATatctataaaaacatattttacatcATTATTTCTAATAGTAGGAAACTGGAAACTGCCCAAATATACTTGAATAGGAATTCATTATATAAATTACAAATCATTCATATGATAGGATATTGTACAGCCATTGACAAGAATAGGCTAGCCTTCCTTAGCTAACATGAAAACAGTCTAATGTtgttaaatgttaaaagaagGCATAGAACAGTGAATATAGtattattgtttttaactttattatttgcTTATGTATATGAAATGTACTTAtaggaagaaatacaaaaatataccatagtataaatgtttattatttctgagAGTGAGATTGGAAAAGCTTTTGCTTTCTAAGTTAtacttttccaattttttaacAGGAAGCTTGAATTagttttaaatcagaaaaataaagaaaaaatcagtatattcattaaaatataccTCTTCAAAGCTGTATCAAGATAataaaaatggctgggcatggtagatgacacctgtaatcctggcattttgggaggctgagacaggtggatcacttgagcctaggggtttgagaccacccCGGGCAATgtagagaccctatctctacaaaaaaattgaaaaaactagctgggtacatgcctgtggtcctagctacttgggatggcgaagcaggaggatcacttgaacccatgaagtcaaggctgcagtgagccatgattgtgccactgtattccagcctggataacagagtgagaaattgtctcaaaaaaaaaaaaagagaataaaaacattttgctGATCACTTTTCATCCATTACAAAAACACTTGCGCATTTTTCTCACTGGATAAAGCTCAGTGAATGTTGAAAATTTCTAATTGCCTTATCTAGAACAGCAAAGGCTTGCTACTAAAGACAactgacattttttttcctgttgttaaAGGTAATGCTTATTAattgtagaaaatttagaaaatgcagaaaagtaaaacaaatcaaaaagatCCATAATCTCAATATTAGAGcataaattgtattattttgacatatttcttttgtgcatacatttttatttggttGAGATCAATTGCTTGGTTGAAATCAGTTTTGTTACACTtttagcattttatatatttcagctACTTTGACCTCTTGTCCACTCTTCATCCTCTTGCCATATGTTCTTCTGTTTTAAATCAGTATGCAGCCTGGGGAAAGAACATACGAAGGGCttgaaaattcacattttaatttcattaaatataaacTAGCACAGTGAGGCTAGGACCAGGTTTTCTTTATGTGGGAATCCCTAGGACCTAGATGTTAGATAAAAGGttattgaatgagtaaatgaaggaGTGAATGATTAAAGAATCaacaaataggctgggtgcagtggctcatgcctgtaatccaagaactttggaaggctaaggcaagtggatcacttgaggccaggagtatgagaccagcctggccaacatggtgaaaccccgtctctactaaaaatacaaaaattagccaggcctggtggcatgcacctatagtcccagctacttgggagattgaggcacgagaattgcttgaactggggaagcagaggttgcagtgagctgagatggtgccactgcactccagcctgggtgacagagtgagactccatctcaaaaaaataaaaataaaaataaaaaagaatcaacaaataGATGGCAAAATGGAGGCATTTTAGAATGTGAAATCAACAAGACTTAGCCATCTCCCCTGCTTAACATCTTAGCCAGCCCCCTGCCAGCTACAGAGGAGGTGCATAATGGTGTGGTGGGGAGTCTGGCCTTAGCTCTATCCTGGGCAtcatacttatatttttaagCCTTTGTTTTGTCAACTTTAAAGTGGAAATAATAAGTTTCTACCTCAATGGATGAGTTAATATACATGCAAACTATATAAAAGAGTGTCTGACAGACTCCGTTTtgctatttatatttttgctattgttacCACTGCTATTGTATAGCAAGCCCCTTGATAGGACATGCAAGCCCTGGCTTATCACTCTAGGATCTTTCCACACTCACCCTGTGGTCATACTGAAATAACTCCTCCTTCCCTGATGATGCATCCTAGTCTTTCTCAAGCCTCCATGCCTTTTTGATATACTTGTCCTTCTGCTGAACGCCTTCCTATCTCCCTTTACTTTCCTTTGGCAAATTTCCACTCATCCTTTTGAATTCAGCTCTAGTCTCTGCCCcttaagaaattcttttttttttttccttgtctacCACCACCATTTCCTACAGGGAGTTAAATTCTTTCAACCTACAAAACATCCTTTAAATACTTCTTCTAATTCTTCCTATTATGTTGAATTGTTCCTTTATGCATCAGTCACTCTCACAACTGCACTACCTCTTAAGACCCGGGTTCATCTTTATCTCCCCAAACACTGGCATAGAACCTGGCATGCACTATAGGCCCTTAGTAAATACTTGTCAAGTGAGCAAAATAAATGTAGTTTACACTGGCAACTAAATTGATCAAATTTTGCAAAATAGACTTGTGAAAAGATCAAgccaaattaaaaatcaattctgAGTAACAACCATAAAATTAGACATTTTCAGCTTTCAGTCTTACTCTGTTTTCTCTCCCTAAGGTGGAGCTACTGTTTCTAAATTCAATTTTCCAGAGTTGATACTTTACTTATAACCTTGAAATTTAATATGCTGAACCTATCAGAATACAATTCAGCATTGCATGATCAGATTTTAAAGCACAGGAGTCTCAGCATATCTGTTATAACCTCTGCTGCCATCCTTGCTCTAAGTGTCTTTTGGAGACATAGGAGAATCACTGTAAAGTCGGCTGCAATGATAGGTTGACATACTTCTCTGCTCttagatttaaacattttttcttagagCTCCAAAGAAATAAGTCATCAAATTTTGATTGCCTCCAAGAGAGAGGGACATTGAGCATATACTACACTGAGGGAATTCAGTTAATCCTGAAACCTCATTCTAACCAAGTCTTCCAGTATAGGCTCCCATCCCAACCATTCAGCCAAAGTGCCCTGAATGTAATtgactttccttctttctttttcctagaGCTAAAATTACCATGTAGTCAGCACCAAAgaaggaatggaagaaaaattggaaaaatgaatCCCCAAAAGTCAATAATGAGCTGAATAATCAAAATGTGACTGTTTCTGAGAAGGGTTCTCCTAAAACTTAGAAAGATATTTTCATACTTTTGTATAGTTCTAGCTGCCTGTTTATGGCAAAGAGACTTTTTTAAAGTACACATTCATAGAAAGACCCATTACTATCCATATTTATAATGCCTTGAGATAAGAGGATTAGTCTCAGCGCAATTTAACTGAACAGAACATGAAGCATATTTTTCTGTAACTGGTCCATTACTGTTAGCATCACATTTATGGTTCTTGTCCTGGAATTATTCCATGTAGTTCAGCAACCAACAATTTTAGTAGTACCAAGAACTAAAATACATTCAGAATATCTGCTAACCTGGCTGAGTTTTAGCATTTGGGATTTCAGAGTGTTTgcatatgtgaatgtgtgtgtgtgtgtacacacatacgaGTGTATGTGTTTTAATACTCAACTCATTTCaagatttagaaataatttaaaggatCAGTAACAGAAATTGAACGTTGTAAGCTGTAAGTTCTGTATTAAGACTTGtgaatgggccgggcgcagtggcttatgcctgtaatcccagcactttgggaggctgaggcaggtggatcacctgaggccaggagttcaagaccagcctggccaatatggtaaaacctagaaatacaaaatttagccatctctactaaaaacaataaattaactgagtatggtggtgcacgcctgtagttccagctactcaggaggctgagacaggagaatcacttgaacccaggcagtagaggttgcagttagccaagatcataccactgcactccagcctgggcaacagagtgaaattctgtctcaaaaaaaaaataataataaataaataaataaaagacttgtGAATGTACCTTCTTATGATAACTAATCATCAAAGACTGATATTGATCAAGTAAAGTCACTAAACTAAACATCAGAGCTGGTTTAAAGACTAGCCAGTCcacaaagaagaagaaatctattactatattttatttattttattttattttttatttttttgagacagtctcactctgtcacccaggctagagtgcagcggcacaatctcggctcactgcaacctctgcctcccagattcaagcaattctcctgcctcagccgcccgagcagctgggattacaggcatctgccaccatgcccagctaattttttgtacttttggtacagatggggtttcaccatgttggccaggctagtcttgaattcctgacctctggtgatccagctgccttggcctcccaaagtgctgggattacaggcgtgagccactgtgcctggcctgttattatattttaaaggacTATTGAAAGTTTTATAATCAATATTTCACCTATTTCTATTTCACTGGTTTTCCACGTATGTTTTTCTGACATTCAAATTATGTTTGTCTTTAACTGTGAGCATTAAGATATATACTGCCTTGTGTGTTTGTGAAAATCAAAGTTTTCATAATAATAGCTCGTTATACCTGTCATCTTTAATCCCATGTCCTCAGGGCCTTTTCATCATGCTGTGATCTTTGGCTGTCACCTCCCTAAGAGGGTAAAGGAGAAGATCATTGTTCCTCCTTTTCATAGAtaaaaaactgaggcccaaagacaTACAAGGACATAGTCATAAAGCAGAGGACAAGGAAAATGCCCTCCAGTTGGCACTAGCCAGGGTAAATTTACAAAGGCTGAATTATTTGTTCACTGGTATATCGCCAGCCCAAGTAGACActcaaatatttgtggaatacgTCAAGACAAGCTACTAAAAATCCAGTTGGAAGACCTGTATTTCATGATGGTGTGATTTAATATGAATTATCCTAAAACATTTAAGCCTACTACTGATATTTTTGGTACACCATGGTCTCAGAAATGGGCTACAAGAATTGCATTACAGCTaaattgtgtctcaaaaaaagtcatataaaaatactatgataaatgcttgaaaggaaagtggaggagGCAGATGGTCCATTcagctgaaaatataaaattttataaactagGAATTTGAGCACCAGTGAATGAAAatgtttcataatatattttttcagttttttaaaataaatcaaatttctTTGTATGTTTCCTGCTTTTGAAAATGCTTggttggggccgggcacggtggctcatgcctgtaatcccagcactttgagaggccgaggcgggcggatcacgaggtcaagagatcgagaccatcctggccaacgtggtaaaagcctgtctctactgaaaatacaaaaattagccgggtgtgatggcgggcgcctgtagtcccagctactcgggaggctgaggcaggagaatcgcctgaacctgggaggtggaggttgcagtgagccgagattctgccactgcactacagcctggcgaaagagcgagactccgtctcaaaaaaaaaaaaaaaagaaaagaaaaaaagaaaatgcttggtTGATCTCCTTAAAGACACAAATCTCgtatttcaaaagaaatatggcaaagaaacttACAAAACCAAACTTATCCATACCAACTCTTTCTGTCCATCTTTCTACCTATTTGCCTGTACA belongs to Pongo pygmaeus isolate AG05252 chromosome 2, NHGRI_mPonPyg2-v2.0_pri, whole genome shotgun sequence and includes:
- the LOC129033286 gene encoding 10 kDa heat shock protein, mitochondrial encodes the protein MAGQAFRKFLPLFDRVLVERSAAETVTKGGIMLPEKSQGKVLQATVVAVGSGSKGKGGEIQPVSVKVGDKVLLPEYGGTKVVLDDKDYFLFRDGDILGKYVD